One region of Mucilaginibacter gotjawali genomic DNA includes:
- a CDS encoding metallophosphoesterase family protein yields MIKIGLISDTHSYLDDAVYKHFENCDEIWHAGDFGSMEVAERLAAFKPLKGVYGNIDGPDIRQHFPENLRFNCEKVDVWMTHIGGYPDHYSPSVRGEIYTKPPNLFICGHSHILKVIYDKKINCLHINPGAAGKQGWHKVRTLVRFCISEEKIHTFDLVEMQR; encoded by the coding sequence ATGATAAAAATAGGCCTCATTTCAGATACCCACAGCTACCTCGACGACGCGGTGTATAAGCATTTTGAAAACTGCGATGAGATTTGGCATGCCGGCGATTTCGGCAGTATGGAGGTTGCCGAAAGGCTGGCTGCCTTTAAACCGCTTAAAGGTGTGTACGGAAATATTGATGGGCCCGACATCAGGCAGCACTTCCCCGAAAACCTGCGGTTTAATTGCGAAAAAGTGGATGTTTGGATGACGCATATCGGCGGTTATCCTGATCATTACAGTCCGTCGGTAAGGGGTGAAATATACACTAAGCCGCCAAATTTATTTATCTGCGGGCATTCGCATATTTTAAAGGTTATATACGATAAAAAGATCAATTGTTTGCATATAAACCCCGGCGCAGCCGGGAAACAGGGCTGGCATAAAGTACGAACTTTAGTTAGATTTTGCATTTCTGAAGAAAAAATCCATACCTTCGACCTTGTTGAAATGCAAAGATAA
- a CDS encoding ammonium transporter: MKVNVTKFNLLSSVRQLTREKWALGGTILAGKMIGLGLVVLAIFTLPGFFGTAAHAAVTAKADTSALEHSIINTAKSSMDSINTVWTLVAAFLVFAMQSGFTMLEIGFARKRETVNILMECIFDTCLCGILFYAIGYAFMFSYGNGFIGQHWFFLQGTTVGNPSDTYLGTGVPIIAHWIFQYAFADTCSTIVSGAMIGRTGFRGDILYSIGITGFIYPIIGHWAWGPDGWLALMGTKGNFFVSLGQGFRDFAGSTVVHTIGGMASLAGAMVLGPRIGRVFARDGGGMPAGHNLPMAAVGGFILWFGWYGFNPGSTLSAMDAIGIGRVATNTTLAACAGGFTAMAAALWWGSTKGKFDLGFTVNGFLAGLVAITCPCYWVSPLGATLLGGVAGFVVFGGVKLLEHLRIDDPIGAVPVHGFCGIWGTLSLGLFASGQFGATGPYGADNSAPVKGLFYGGDFSVLKAQAIGTFTIAIAVFVIAWVMMKLIMMLPHPWKLRVEAHGETGPGGLDMFDHGASAYDYEDGDVSLTGLFEKDGKVTA, encoded by the coding sequence ATGAAAGTAAACGTTACAAAATTCAATTTGCTCAGTTCAGTCCGACAACTGACGCGCGAGAAATGGGCCCTTGGCGGAACCATTTTGGCGGGAAAAATGATAGGCCTTGGGCTTGTTGTATTGGCCATTTTTACCTTGCCCGGATTTTTTGGTACTGCTGCTCATGCCGCGGTTACTGCCAAGGCTGATACGTCAGCGCTTGAGCATTCAATTATCAATACAGCCAAGAGTTCAATGGACTCCATTAATACTGTATGGACATTGGTTGCAGCGTTTCTGGTGTTTGCAATGCAGTCGGGTTTTACCATGCTTGAAATTGGATTTGCACGTAAACGCGAAACTGTTAACATTTTGATGGAATGTATTTTTGATACCTGTCTTTGCGGTATCTTATTCTATGCAATTGGTTATGCTTTTATGTTTAGTTATGGTAATGGTTTTATAGGCCAGCATTGGTTTTTCCTGCAGGGTACTACAGTTGGTAATCCGTCGGATACTTATTTAGGTACAGGTGTTCCTATCATTGCCCACTGGATCTTCCAATATGCATTCGCTGATACTTGCTCTACTATCGTTTCTGGTGCGATGATCGGTCGTACCGGTTTCCGTGGGGATATCCTTTACAGCATCGGTATTACCGGTTTCATTTATCCTATCATCGGTCACTGGGCCTGGGGTCCTGACGGATGGTTAGCTTTAATGGGTACAAAAGGTAATTTCTTCGTTAGCCTGGGTCAGGGATTCCGCGATTTTGCCGGTTCAACAGTTGTACATACTATCGGTGGTATGGCGTCACTTGCGGGTGCCATGGTTTTAGGGCCACGTATCGGGCGTGTATTTGCTCGTGACGGCGGTGGTATGCCTGCAGGCCATAACCTGCCAATGGCAGCTGTAGGTGGTTTTATCTTATGGTTCGGCTGGTACGGTTTTAACCCTGGTAGTACATTGTCAGCTATGGATGCTATCGGTATTGGCCGGGTTGCAACAAATACAACGCTTGCTGCTTGCGCCGGTGGTTTTACCGCTATGGCTGCTGCTTTATGGTGGGGTTCAACCAAAGGTAAATTCGATCTTGGTTTTACTGTAAATGGGTTCCTTGCCGGCCTTGTTGCTATCACTTGTCCTTGTTACTGGGTTAGCCCGCTGGGTGCAACCTTGTTAGGTGGTGTTGCAGGTTTCGTAGTGTTCGGTGGTGTTAAACTGTTAGAGCACTTACGTATCGACGATCCGATTGGTGCCGTTCCGGTACACGGTTTCTGTGGTATCTGGGGTACATTATCATTAGGTTTGTTCGCTTCCGGTCAGTTCGGCGCTACCGGCCCTTATGGCGCTGATAACTCAGCTCCTGTAAAAGGCCTGTTTTACGGTGGTGATTTCAGTGTGTTGAAAGCTCAGGCTATCGGCACGTTTACCATAGCGATCGCTGTATTTGTAATTGCCTGGGTAATGATGAAACTGATCATGATGCTGCCACATCCATGGAAACTGCGCGTTGAAGCACACGGTGAAACAGGTCCTGGTGGCTTGGATATGTTCGACCACGGCGCTTCAGCTTACGACTACGAAGACGGTGATGTTAGCTTAACCGGTCTTTTTGAAAAAGACGGAAAAGTAACCGCTTGA
- a CDS encoding porin: protein MKKRFLLLILAASSFGLAANAQDTIKTTGDAPLVLSGSVDTYFKTDFSGKPNIPTSFANELNSISIGMVDLGLKKSVGKASFVGELSFGPRGQQESIPNADPGLAYVGNSTGVAYSSYHIQNLYVSYAFTDKFSMTAGYMSTFIGYEVISPAANFNYSTSYLFTNGPFQNAGLKATYAFSDKVSLMAGIFNDYWNVYQSGGKVNTFGAQLTVTPVKNWTAYLNVVTGSSYGTEFDLTTAYQITSAFKLGLNAADFSASNGVTGGFSGVALYPQLAVSKAVTLGLRGEYFTTKTGTYSTGGLGPAAGESVTGITFTANVKAGPLTLIPEVRFDNTSKSDMFVDGNNNFTTGASQFVLAAVYAF, encoded by the coding sequence ATGAAAAAAAGATTTCTACTTTTAATACTTGCTGCATCATCCTTCGGTCTTGCTGCCAACGCGCAGGACACGATCAAGACAACCGGGGATGCGCCCTTAGTGCTGAGCGGTTCGGTAGATACCTATTTTAAAACCGACTTTTCGGGCAAACCAAATATCCCGACCAGCTTTGCAAACGAATTGAATTCGATCTCGATCGGTATGGTCGACCTGGGATTAAAAAAATCAGTAGGCAAAGCCTCATTTGTGGGTGAACTTTCTTTCGGCCCCCGCGGACAGCAGGAATCCATCCCTAATGCCGATCCGGGTTTAGCTTATGTGGGTAATTCAACCGGTGTAGCTTATTCCAGCTACCACATCCAAAACTTGTATGTATCGTATGCATTTACTGATAAATTCAGCATGACAGCCGGTTACATGTCAACCTTTATCGGTTATGAAGTGATCAGCCCTGCTGCAAACTTCAACTATTCAACTTCTTACTTGTTCACCAATGGCCCGTTCCAGAATGCAGGTTTAAAAGCCACTTATGCGTTTTCGGATAAAGTAAGCTTAATGGCGGGTATATTTAATGACTACTGGAATGTTTACCAGTCGGGCGGAAAGGTTAATACATTTGGCGCTCAGTTAACCGTAACCCCTGTAAAAAACTGGACAGCCTACCTGAACGTGGTAACCGGTTCATCCTACGGAACAGAATTTGACCTTACAACTGCCTATCAAATTACAAGTGCTTTCAAACTGGGTTTAAATGCTGCTGATTTCTCTGCATCAAACGGGGTAACCGGTGGATTTTCAGGCGTAGCCCTGTATCCACAATTAGCGGTATCAAAAGCGGTAACCCTGGGTTTAAGAGGAGAGTATTTTACAACCAAAACCGGAACTTATTCAACCGGTGGCTTAGGCCCAGCAGCCGGCGAATCGGTAACTGGCATTACATTTACAGCCAATGTTAAAGCAGGCCCGTTAACGCTGATCCCTGAAGTAAGATTTGACAATACATCAAAAAGCGACATGTTTGTTGATGGTAATAACAACTTCACAACCGGTGCTTCACAATTTGTTTTGGCTGCTGTGTATGCATTCTAA
- a CDS encoding type II toxin-antitoxin system HicA family toxin: MKVKEIIKIIEADGWLFSRQTGSHRQFKHPDKKGTVTVAGKLSDDLDKGTQKSILKQAGLN; this comes from the coding sequence GTGAAAGTAAAAGAAATTATCAAAATAATTGAGGCTGACGGTTGGTTGTTTTCACGACAAACAGGAAGTCACCGTCAATTTAAGCACCCTGACAAAAAAGGCACCGTAACGGTTGCCGGGAAATTAAGTGACGACCTAGATAAAGGAACGCAAAAGAGTATTTTAAAACAAGCAGGGCTTAATTAA
- a CDS encoding RNA polymerase sigma factor, with protein sequence MDTKQTRFLQLIEENKGILFKICKIYQDDPEDRDDLLQEMTLQLWLAFDSYRGESKFSTWMYRVALNTAIVFFKKQKRRPDSEKIPAGFDRAEENTLAGEKEEQLTIFYKAVQQLNKVEKALVYLYMEDVPYDDIAASLGITPINVRVRINRLKTKLREIINNMNYEYR encoded by the coding sequence GTGGATACTAAACAAACTCGCTTTCTGCAACTGATTGAAGAGAACAAGGGTATCCTGTTTAAAATATGCAAAATATATCAGGATGATCCGGAGGACCGCGACGATCTGCTACAGGAAATGACATTGCAACTTTGGCTGGCATTCGATTCGTACCGGGGTGAAAGCAAATTCAGTACCTGGATGTATCGCGTGGCGCTTAATACAGCTATCGTATTTTTTAAGAAACAAAAGCGCCGGCCGGATAGCGAAAAAATACCCGCAGGGTTTGATCGGGCTGAAGAAAATACCTTAGCCGGCGAAAAAGAAGAACAACTGACCATCTTCTATAAAGCTGTGCAACAATTAAATAAGGTAGAAAAAGCACTGGTGTACCTGTATATGGAAGATGTACCTTATGATGATATTGCCGCCAGCCTTGGCATTACACCAATAAACGTGCGGGTAAGAATAAACCGCCTTAAAACTAAATTAAGAGAGATAATTAATAACATGAATTATGAATATAGATGA
- a CDS encoding energy transducer TonB, whose translation MLISKFDLYKTEWLDLVFDNRNKAYGAYDLRQNYASNMLRSMGITFLGVGLLIGVAIVFNSAQPLVHHTIIDITPPITPVLPPPVKAIKRVDPPAPAKPAKPLPPSPQVATTKLVTMVVQSDDKIKEQPAKNVDITGAVGQTNSTGVKGTNEGPPVSTTAGTGTPDVDNSVHPNFGLDVMPEPVGGDKAWAKFLSKNLRYPGQAQEEGINGKVVVSFIIEKDGTLSNITVIKPAGNGFDEEAMRVLKLAKAWKPGMQNGQAVRVKYMLPVNFQLNTDER comes from the coding sequence ATGCTTATCTCAAAATTTGATTTGTACAAGACCGAGTGGCTCGATCTTGTATTCGACAACCGCAACAAAGCGTATGGCGCTTATGATCTGAGGCAAAACTATGCTTCCAACATGCTCAGGTCCATGGGGATTACTTTTTTAGGCGTGGGTTTATTAATTGGTGTGGCTATTGTGTTTAATTCGGCGCAGCCGCTGGTACATCACACCATTATAGATATTACGCCGCCAATTACACCTGTTTTACCTCCGCCGGTAAAAGCAATCAAAAGGGTAGATCCGCCAGCCCCTGCAAAACCTGCAAAACCGTTGCCCCCTTCACCGCAGGTAGCTACAACGAAATTGGTTACAATGGTTGTGCAATCCGATGATAAGATAAAGGAACAGCCGGCAAAGAATGTGGATATCACCGGTGCGGTTGGACAAACAAACAGTACTGGCGTTAAAGGAACGAACGAGGGGCCGCCAGTATCAACAACCGCCGGGACAGGTACTCCAGATGTGGATAACTCCGTACATCCGAATTTTGGATTAGATGTAATGCCCGAACCCGTAGGTGGCGATAAGGCCTGGGCGAAATTTCTGAGTAAGAATTTAAGATACCCCGGCCAGGCACAGGAAGAAGGGATAAACGGAAAAGTGGTTGTGAGTTTTATTATTGAGAAAGATGGCACGCTGTCAAATATTACGGTGATTAAACCTGCAGGGAACGGATTTGATGAAGAAGCTATGCGGGTGCTTAAATTAGCAAAAGCCTGGAAACCCGGTATGCAAAACGGGCAGGCGGTGAGAGTGAAATATATGCTTCCCGTTAATTTTCAGCTGAATACTGACGAAAGGTGA
- the purL gene encoding phosphoribosylformylglycinamidine synthase subunit PurL: MCILSENDITLEHLQLTTVETAKDLGLLPEEFDRIIEILGRVPNFTELSIFSVMWSEHCSYKNSITWLKTLPKDGPRMLAKAGEENAGLVDLGGGVGCAFKIESHNHPSALEPYQGAATGVGGINRDIFTMGARPIAQLNSLRFGDLSLDRTKWLIKGVVKGISHYGNAFGIPTVGGELFFDECYNVNPLVNAFSAGIVKAGETVSATSYGVGNPVYIVGSATGKDGIHGAAFASKDITEDSVNDLPAVQVGDPFQEKLLLEATLEVIKTGAVVGMQDMGAAGIICSNSEMSAKGEHGMKIYLDKVPMRQEHMKPYEILLSESQERMLIVVYKGREKEVEAVFDKWDLNCAIIGEVTDTKRLEYYMNGELVADVPADDLVLGGGAPIYEREYREPAYFQKNQQFNINDVEEPADLLAVAEHLISHPNIASKRWVTDQYDSMIGTSTMTTNRPSDAAVIAVKDTDKAIVITVDCQSRYVYADPQKGTAIAVAEAARNITCAGGEPVAITNCLNFGNPYKPEVYWQFVGAIKGMGEACRKFETPVTGGNVSFYNQSSDEGPVFPTPTIGMLGVMDDLSDLMTSDFKKPGDLIYLIGESVNDIASSQYLASYHKILAAPAPYFDLDKEYDMHQVIKQLIKHRMIQSAHDVADGGLYVTLVESSLPNGFGFEIASDSSIRKDAFLFGEAQGRVAVSVSPADHERFIEMMATSEVDFSLLGSVTNGALTIDDESFGHITDIKMVYDNVLHEILGA, encoded by the coding sequence TTGTGCATCCTTTCAGAAAACGATATTACATTGGAGCACCTGCAATTAACAACCGTTGAAACAGCCAAAGACCTTGGTTTACTACCCGAAGAATTTGACAGAATTATAGAAATATTGGGACGCGTGCCCAACTTTACCGAGTTATCTATATTCTCGGTAATGTGGAGTGAACATTGTTCCTATAAAAATTCTATCACCTGGCTAAAAACATTACCTAAAGATGGCCCGCGCATGCTGGCCAAGGCCGGCGAAGAAAATGCCGGTCTGGTTGATCTGGGCGGAGGCGTAGGCTGCGCATTCAAAATAGAATCACATAATCACCCGTCGGCATTGGAGCCTTACCAGGGTGCTGCAACCGGCGTGGGAGGTATCAATCGTGATATTTTTACAATGGGAGCAAGGCCAATCGCCCAATTAAATTCCCTGCGCTTCGGCGATCTTTCGCTCGACCGTACCAAATGGCTAATAAAAGGAGTTGTTAAAGGTATCAGCCATTATGGCAATGCTTTTGGCATCCCAACTGTTGGCGGCGAATTGTTTTTTGACGAATGTTATAATGTTAACCCGCTGGTTAACGCATTTTCGGCTGGTATAGTTAAAGCCGGCGAAACAGTTTCGGCAACATCTTATGGTGTTGGCAACCCGGTTTATATAGTAGGCTCGGCTACAGGTAAAGATGGGATCCACGGTGCTGCCTTCGCCTCTAAGGATATTACCGAAGATTCTGTAAACGACCTTCCGGCCGTTCAGGTAGGCGACCCTTTCCAGGAAAAGCTGTTGCTTGAAGCAACTTTGGAAGTCATCAAAACCGGTGCTGTTGTAGGCATGCAGGATATGGGTGCGGCCGGGATCATTTGCTCCAACTCCGAAATGTCGGCAAAAGGTGAACATGGTATGAAAATATACCTGGATAAGGTACCCATGCGCCAGGAACACATGAAACCCTACGAAATATTGCTGTCCGAATCCCAGGAACGGATGCTGATCGTGGTATATAAGGGTAGAGAAAAAGAAGTTGAAGCTGTTTTTGATAAATGGGATCTGAACTGCGCTATTATTGGCGAAGTAACCGATACCAAACGCCTGGAATACTATATGAATGGCGAATTGGTGGCGGATGTACCAGCCGATGATTTGGTATTAGGCGGAGGAGCGCCAATTTACGAGCGCGAATACCGCGAACCTGCTTATTTTCAAAAAAATCAGCAATTTAATATAAATGATGTGGAGGAACCTGCTGATCTTTTAGCAGTTGCAGAACATTTGATCAGTCACCCTAATATTGCATCAAAAAGATGGGTTACGGATCAATATGATTCGATGATCGGCACCTCAACCATGACTACCAATCGCCCGAGTGATGCGGCGGTTATAGCGGTTAAAGATACCGACAAAGCGATTGTGATCACTGTTGATTGCCAATCACGCTATGTATATGCCGACCCTCAAAAAGGTACTGCCATTGCAGTTGCCGAGGCAGCGCGAAACATTACCTGCGCCGGCGGCGAACCTGTAGCCATCACCAATTGCCTTAACTTTGGCAATCCATACAAACCTGAAGTTTACTGGCAATTTGTAGGTGCCATAAAAGGCATGGGAGAAGCTTGCCGTAAATTTGAAACACCGGTTACAGGTGGTAACGTGAGCTTTTATAACCAATCTTCGGATGAAGGCCCCGTTTTCCCGACACCAACTATTGGGATGCTTGGGGTGATGGACGATCTTTCTGATTTAATGACCTCGGATTTTAAAAAACCTGGCGACCTGATCTACCTGATTGGTGAGTCGGTTAACGATATTGCTTCCTCACAATACCTGGCATCCTATCACAAAATACTGGCAGCACCTGCTCCGTATTTCGACCTGGATAAAGAATATGATATGCACCAGGTGATCAAACAACTCATCAAGCATAGAATGATCCAATCAGCTCATGACGTTGCCGACGGTGGCTTATATGTTACGTTAGTTGAATCATCTCTGCCAAATGGCTTTGGATTTGAAATAGCATCAGACAGTTCTATCCGCAAGGATGCTTTCCTTTTCGGCGAAGCGCAGGGCAGGGTAGCAGTAAGCGTTAGCCCGGCCGATCACGAACGTTTTATTGAAATGATGGCCACCAGCGAGGTTGATTTTAGCTTGCTGGGTAGTGTTACAAACGGGGCCTTAACTATTGATGACGAATCATTTGGTCATATAACCGATATCAAAATGGTTTATGATAATGTGCTGCATGAAATTTTAGGCGCGTAA
- the gloA2 gene encoding SMU1112c/YaeR family gloxylase I-like metalloprotein: protein MLKLKRVHHIAIVCSDYEKSKHFYSDILGLKIISEVYREARNSYKLDLEVGNQYQIELFSFPDPPARPSRPEAAGLRHLAFEVDNIGEAISHMHAAGITVEPIRVDEFTGKRFTFFADPDGLPIEFYEK from the coding sequence ATGCTTAAACTTAAGCGGGTACACCACATCGCCATCGTTTGTTCCGATTACGAAAAGTCGAAACATTTTTATAGCGACATACTCGGTTTAAAAATTATCAGCGAAGTTTACCGCGAAGCAAGAAACTCTTACAAGCTCGACCTGGAAGTGGGAAACCAATACCAGATCGAGCTTTTTTCATTTCCTGATCCTCCGGCCCGCCCTTCCCGGCCCGAGGCTGCAGGCTTGCGCCACCTGGCTTTTGAAGTGGATAATATAGGTGAAGCAATAAGCCACATGCATGCGGCCGGTATAACCGTTGAGCCTATCAGGGTTGATGAATTTACGGGCAAACGTTTTACCTTTTTTGCTGATCCGGACGGCTTGCCTATTGAGTTTTATGAGAAATAG
- a CDS encoding type II toxin-antitoxin system HicB family antitoxin: MEKYLVVIEKAKSNYSAYSPDVWGCVATGKTVEETVSQIKEALQLHLEAMVNDGEDIPKAKGISQHISDGVFKEGEIAEEYFITEVEVAVPQHA, from the coding sequence ATGGAAAAATATCTTGTGGTGATAGAAAAAGCAAAGAGCAATTATTCGGCATACTCGCCGGATGTATGGGGATGTGTGGCTACAGGTAAAACGGTTGAGGAAACAGTTTCGCAAATAAAAGAAGCGTTGCAGTTACATCTTGAAGCCATGGTAAATGATGGTGAAGATATCCCTAAAGCAAAAGGTATTAGTCAGCATATTTCTGATGGTGTATTCAAGGAGGGCGAAATTGCAGAAGAATATTTCATAACAGAGGTGGAGGTCGCTGTTCCGCAGCATGCTTAA
- a CDS encoding DUF4468 domain-containing protein yields the protein MKTLLIGLVGFLFARNAFAQQALLSFDEHNKYIYYQVVNMPALPADSLRERGEYFLKMAYPKTVVKPAGAESLKGEGKFLTYGGISVMRHEKGEVTYEVNIEFKDQKYRFWLTNFVFTPYQRDRYGNFVPQQGVDIPLETASSRLDKKELAAYLDETGAFCKQWGDKLKSYMLKVPAQKKEEPVKKVVTDKW from the coding sequence ATGAAAACATTATTAATTGGTTTGGTTGGTTTCCTGTTCGCCAGAAATGCTTTTGCGCAGCAGGCTTTGCTGTCATTTGATGAACATAATAAATATATCTATTACCAGGTGGTTAATATGCCCGCCCTGCCCGCAGATAGCCTGCGCGAACGAGGAGAATATTTTTTGAAAATGGCATATCCCAAAACTGTGGTAAAACCTGCCGGGGCTGAAAGCCTGAAGGGCGAAGGTAAATTTTTAACCTATGGCGGGATATCAGTAATGCGCCATGAAAAGGGCGAGGTAACATACGAAGTAAACATTGAATTTAAAGATCAGAAATATCGCTTTTGGTTAACCAATTTTGTATTTACACCTTACCAGCGCGACAGGTACGGAAACTTTGTGCCACAGCAAGGCGTTGATATCCCTTTAGAAACCGCTTCTTCCAGGCTTGATAAAAAGGAATTGGCCGCTTACCTGGATGAAACCGGCGCTTTTTGTAAACAGTGGGGTGACAAGCTAAAAAGCTATATGTTAAAGGTTCCTGCGCAGAAAAAGGAAGAGCCGGTTAAAAAAGTGGTTACGGATAAGTGGTAG
- a CDS encoding tRNA1(Val) (adenine(37)-N6)-methyltransferase yields the protein MFHFKQFSVDQSGCAMKINTDGVLLGAITQADDPKTILDIGTGTGVIALMLAQKFANAKIDAVEIDEPAAKTAGRNFQNSIFYNRLNIHFSSIRDFLDEHTENKYDLIISNPPFYINSLESPKEKKSLAKHSEVNFFDELAKDVSFYLADKGFCWLVLPLDTAALVTTLMAKNDMHLQREISIHSYPHSAAHRVVLCFGFKDVAPEMSKLTIYKAVGIYSEEYQRLLQPYFLAF from the coding sequence ATGTTTCATTTCAAACAATTCAGTGTCGACCAAAGCGGCTGCGCCATGAAGATCAATACTGATGGGGTTTTACTTGGTGCAATAACCCAGGCTGATGATCCTAAAACAATATTGGATATTGGCACCGGAACAGGGGTAATTGCATTGATGCTTGCCCAAAAATTCGCCAATGCAAAAATTGATGCGGTTGAGATTGACGAGCCGGCCGCTAAAACTGCGGGGCGAAATTTTCAAAATTCTATTTTTTACAACAGGCTTAATATTCACTTTTCAAGCATCCGCGACTTTTTGGACGAGCATACTGAAAATAAGTATGACCTGATCATATCCAACCCCCCGTTTTACATCAATTCACTGGAATCGCCCAAAGAAAAAAAGTCGCTCGCAAAACATAGTGAAGTAAATTTTTTTGACGAATTGGCAAAAGATGTATCCTTTTATTTGGCAGACAAGGGGTTTTGCTGGCTGGTGTTACCGTTAGATACAGCGGCTCTTGTGACAACATTAATGGCAAAAAATGATATGCATCTGCAAAGGGAAATCAGCATTCATTCCTACCCGCATTCAGCGGCACACAGGGTTGTTTTATGTTTTGGTTTTAAGGATGTTGCGCCGGAAATGAGTAAATTAACCATTTATAAGGCAGTCGGGATTTATTCGGAAGAATATCAAAGGCTGCTACAGCCATACTTTTTAGCATTTTGA
- a CDS encoding chloride channel protein, with translation MNIIIQKIRLQLKRSFDRIRNENLKKNALQAIPFWIASVITGLFAVLYTKLFVGAEDITAIVIRHHMWMLFILSPVCFLLAWWLVQRFSPFARGSGIPQVMAAIQVTSPRTSHLVDKLLGFRIIVIKVLSSLVMAIGGGAIGREGPTIHIAASVYKIVYQLLPKWWPKIAKRNMMVTGAAAGLAAAFNTPLGGIVFAIEELTKTHFSYYKTAIFSSVIIAGLSAQALLGPYLYLGYPKLDGLSASIFFGVALVALLAGLLGAGMSKLILFIFAWKARFKTKAHHVFFVAGCSLMMVLLAFYVNKEVLGSGKDIMETTLFTANKYVHWYTPLLRICGPLFSFTTGAAGGIFAPALAAGASVGSLVASWFNVSDIDTNMLILSGMVGFLTGVTRSPFTSVILVLEMTDRHNVIFHLILAGMIASLVSVLVDKHSLYDHLKVQYVKDLSTPEETALTEQVDEQKTIKPITNDREQIS, from the coding sequence ATGAACATTATTATTCAGAAAATAAGGCTTCAATTAAAACGGTCATTTGACAGGATCCGAAACGAAAACTTAAAAAAGAACGCGCTCCAGGCCATCCCTTTCTGGATAGCATCTGTAATAACGGGTCTTTTTGCAGTACTATACACTAAACTTTTTGTAGGCGCCGAAGATATAACGGCAATAGTGATCAGGCACCATATGTGGATGCTGTTTATCCTGTCTCCGGTTTGTTTCTTGCTGGCCTGGTGGCTGGTGCAGCGCTTTTCTCCATTTGCGAGGGGGAGTGGTATCCCTCAGGTTATGGCTGCCATACAAGTTACCTCGCCCCGTACAAGTCATTTGGTTGATAAACTTCTTGGGTTCCGTATCATAGTAATCAAGGTATTGTCAAGCCTGGTAATGGCGATAGGCGGAGGGGCAATAGGAAGGGAAGGACCTACAATTCATATAGCCGCATCTGTTTATAAAATAGTTTACCAGTTATTGCCGAAATGGTGGCCAAAAATTGCCAAACGCAATATGATGGTTACCGGAGCCGCCGCTGGCCTTGCCGCCGCCTTTAATACACCTTTAGGTGGAATTGTATTTGCCATTGAGGAATTGACAAAAACGCATTTCAGCTATTATAAAACGGCCATATTTTCATCAGTAATCATCGCCGGTTTATCGGCGCAGGCTTTATTAGGGCCCTATCTATATCTTGGTTACCCTAAATTGGATGGTCTTTCCGCCTCAATATTTTTTGGTGTGGCGCTTGTAGCACTGCTTGCCGGGTTATTAGGTGCAGGCATGTCTAAACTGATCCTTTTTATTTTTGCCTGGAAGGCCAGGTTTAAAACTAAGGCCCATCACGTTTTCTTTGTTGCCGGATGCTCCTTGATGATGGTACTGCTTGCTTTTTATGTCAATAAAGAAGTGTTAGGTTCCGGAAAGGATATTATGGAAACAACTTTATTTACGGCTAATAAGTATGTTCACTGGTACACACCGCTGTTGCGAATTTGCGGCCCGCTGTTTTCATTTACAACAGGTGCAGCGGGTGGTATATTTGCACCGGCGCTTGCTGCGGGCGCAAGTGTTGGTTCATTGGTTGCAAGCTGGTTTAATGTATCGGATATTGATACCAATATGCTGATCTTATCAGGGATGGTGGGCTTTTTAACCGGAGTTACCCGGTCGCCCTTTACTTCGGTGATTTTAGTATTGGAAATGACGGACAGGCATAATGTGATATTTCACCTGATTTTGGCAGGTATGATAGCCAGCCTGGTGTCTGTTTTAGTAGATAAGCACTCTCTTTATGATCATTTGAAAGTTCAATACGTAAAAGATCTGAGTACACCGGAAGAAACAGCCTTAACTGAGCAGGTGGATGAGCAAAAAACTATTAAACCCATTACAAACGATAGGGAACAAATTTCATAA